A single region of the Pseudomonas sp. GGS8 genome encodes:
- a CDS encoding tetratricopeptide repeat protein — protein MKKILTCLLLGVLSQSVWALDAADQQRLNTIQQSLAHIQYELPAEQRTAAFEKLAAQTSAFTRERQSLAEAWIWSGIVNSSWAGAQGGLGALSKAKAAKVDLEKALAIDPKALQGSAYTSLAALYDRVPGWPIGFGDADKAEKLLKQALDLNPTGIDSLYFWGDHLYRQKRYGEARDALQRALHAAPRPGRESADAGRRKEVEALLGDVNKKLD, from the coding sequence ATGAAGAAAATCCTCACCTGCTTGCTGCTCGGGGTGCTGAGCCAAAGCGTCTGGGCGCTGGACGCCGCCGATCAACAGCGCCTCAATACCATTCAACAAAGCTTGGCGCATATCCAATACGAATTGCCGGCCGAACAGCGCACCGCCGCCTTCGAAAAACTCGCAGCCCAGACCTCGGCGTTCACCCGGGAACGCCAATCCCTGGCCGAAGCGTGGATCTGGTCGGGTATCGTCAACAGCAGTTGGGCCGGAGCCCAGGGTGGTCTCGGTGCCCTGAGCAAGGCCAAGGCCGCCAAAGTCGATCTGGAAAAAGCCCTGGCCATTGATCCCAAGGCCCTGCAAGGCTCGGCCTACACCAGCCTCGCGGCGTTGTATGATCGAGTGCCCGGCTGGCCTATCGGTTTCGGCGATGCCGACAAGGCCGAAAAACTGTTGAAGCAGGCCTTGGACCTGAACCCGACCGGCATCGACAGCCTGTACTTCTGGGGCGATCACCTTTACCGTCAAAAGCGCTATGGTGAAGCCCGGGACGCCCTGCAAAGAGCCCTGCACGCCGCGCCCCGTCCTGGCCGGGAAAGCGCCGACGCCGGGCGTCGCAAAGAGGTCGAAGCATTACTGGGTGACGTGAACAAGAAACTCGACTGA
- a CDS encoding ATP-binding protein, with amino-acid sequence MTSIRRRTLTLIIGLMLTGLAILSVFNLHDSNHEIAEVYDAQLAQNARLLQGVMRMPLASHEHAELYQAFNKALSEAVPGVDGHPYESKIAFQVWNRKGEVLVHTASAPSFTAPPITHGFSDVMDLNNRHWRVFMLEDKQNDLRIWVGERNDVRADLVDRIVRHTLWPNVLGSLILAAMVWLAIGWGLKPLADMAATLRARHSGSLEPLQLTPLPSELEPMQAALNRMLAHIQEVLGRERRFIADAAHELRTPLAVLRVHAQNLLEAGTEQERRESLAFLIAGVDRASRLVNQLLTMARLEPKAVTPVLHSIDLSETVRASLAQLTPWLLSRNLELAFDAEDRPFKVLADAGAIDIALNNLVTNAANFSPKHGVITVQLSQDDGFYNLSVQDQGPGIDEADRARLFERFYSRGNTGGAGLGLAIVNTIATRLGGRITLVNPPESGLRATLSIPVDQHHNPLQRTSRELPPNS; translated from the coding sequence ATGACTTCGATCCGGCGTCGTACCCTGACGCTGATCATCGGCCTGATGCTGACGGGGTTGGCAATCCTCAGCGTGTTCAACCTGCACGACAGCAATCACGAAATCGCCGAAGTCTACGACGCCCAACTGGCGCAGAACGCCCGGCTGCTGCAGGGTGTGATGCGCATGCCGCTGGCCAGCCATGAACACGCCGAACTGTATCAAGCGTTCAACAAGGCTTTGAGTGAAGCGGTGCCGGGAGTCGATGGTCACCCCTATGAAAGCAAAATTGCCTTTCAGGTGTGGAATCGCAAGGGCGAAGTGCTGGTGCACACCGCCAGCGCCCCCTCCTTCACCGCGCCGCCGATAACACACGGTTTCAGCGATGTGATGGATTTGAACAACCGCCATTGGCGGGTGTTCATGCTCGAAGATAAACAGAATGACCTGCGCATCTGGGTCGGTGAACGGAACGACGTGCGTGCGGACCTGGTCGACCGGATCGTGCGTCACACGCTGTGGCCCAATGTGTTGGGCAGCCTGATTCTGGCGGCCATGGTCTGGCTGGCCATTGGCTGGGGGCTCAAACCGCTGGCCGATATGGCGGCAACCTTGCGGGCGCGGCACAGTGGTTCCCTGGAGCCGTTGCAACTGACCCCGTTGCCGAGCGAACTGGAACCGATGCAAGCAGCGCTCAATCGGATGCTCGCGCACATTCAAGAGGTGCTTGGCCGTGAGCGGCGCTTCATCGCCGACGCCGCCCACGAATTACGCACGCCGCTGGCCGTGTTGCGGGTGCATGCGCAAAACCTGCTGGAAGCCGGCACGGAACAGGAACGTCGTGAGTCCCTGGCGTTTCTGATTGCCGGGGTCGATCGCGCCAGCCGTCTGGTCAATCAGTTGCTGACCATGGCGCGTCTCGAACCCAAGGCCGTGACGCCGGTGCTGCACAGCATCGACTTGAGTGAAACCGTGCGCGCCAGCCTGGCCCAGCTCACACCCTGGCTACTGAGCAGGAACCTGGAGCTGGCTTTCGACGCCGAAGACCGGCCTTTTAAAGTCCTCGCCGATGCCGGCGCCATCGACATCGCCCTGAACAACCTGGTCACCAACGCAGCAAATTTTTCGCCGAAGCATGGCGTCATCACCGTGCAATTGAGCCAGGACGACGGGTTCTACAACTTAAGCGTCCAGGACCAGGGACCGGGCATCGACGAAGCGGATCGCGCACGGTTGTTCGAACGCTTCTACAGCCGTGGAAACACCGGGGGCGCAGGCTTGGGGCTGGCCATCGTCAACACCATCGCGACGCGGCTGGGCGGGCGGATTACCTTGGTCAATCCACCGGAAAGCGGGTTGCGGGCGACCCTGTCGATTCCTGTTGACCAGCACCACAACCCTCTGCAACGGACCAGCCGAGAGCTGCCGCCCAATAGCTGA
- a CDS encoding response regulator codes for MRLLLIEDDVALGEGIHQALGREGYTVDWLQDGSNALHSLLSETFDVAVLDLGLPRMDGLEVLRRLRDSGSNLPVLILTARDATEDRIAGLDAGADDYLVKPFDLAELKARLRALLRRSAGRAQVLIEHAGISLNPGTQQVSYQGEPVALTPKEYQLLHELLSPPGRVMTRDHLMQLLYGWNEEAESNTLEVHIHHLRKKFSTDLIRTIRGVGYLVEERR; via the coding sequence GTGCGCTTATTACTGATCGAGGATGACGTGGCCCTTGGCGAGGGCATTCATCAGGCCCTGGGCCGTGAGGGTTACACCGTCGACTGGTTGCAGGACGGCAGCAACGCCTTGCATTCACTGCTCAGCGAAACGTTCGATGTGGCCGTGCTCGACCTCGGCCTGCCGCGCATGGACGGTCTGGAAGTATTGCGCCGCTTGCGTGACAGCGGTTCGAACCTGCCGGTGCTGATCCTCACCGCCCGGGATGCCACCGAAGACCGCATCGCCGGGCTGGATGCCGGCGCCGACGATTACCTGGTCAAACCCTTCGACCTGGCCGAACTCAAGGCTCGCCTGCGGGCCTTGTTGCGCCGCAGTGCCGGTCGCGCCCAAGTGCTGATCGAACACGCCGGCATCAGCCTGAACCCCGGCACCCAGCAAGTCAGTTATCAGGGCGAGCCGGTGGCGTTGACGCCCAAGGAATATCAACTGCTCCATGAATTGCTCTCGCCTCCGGGCCGGGTCATGACCCGCGACCACCTGATGCAACTGCTTTACGGCTGGAACGAAGAAGCCGAAAGCAACACCCTGGAAGTGCACATCCATCACCTGCGCAAGAAGTTCTCCACCGACCTGATCCGCACCATTCGTGGGGTGGGTTATCTGGTGGAGGAACGTCGATGA
- a CDS encoding TenA family transcriptional regulator, with translation MSFFDTLQEATHQERHELFNLPIIRDALEGNVSLDSYRAFLTQAYYHVRHTVPMMACGARLPQRLEWLRKAVCEYIEDEYGHEQWVLDDIASCGGDTDAVRDGRPSLPIELMVSFLYDLIARDNPVGLFGMVNVLEGTSIALATHAAGSIRERLALPETAFSYLSSHGSLDIEHMQTYRRLMNTLEDPADQAAVIHASKVVYKLYTDMFRGLPRDGENLHAPV, from the coding sequence ATGAGTTTTTTCGACACCCTGCAAGAAGCCACCCATCAGGAACGCCACGAGCTGTTCAATCTGCCGATCATCCGCGATGCCCTTGAGGGTAACGTCAGCCTGGACAGCTACCGCGCCTTCCTCACCCAGGCTTACTACCATGTGCGTCATACCGTGCCGATGATGGCGTGTGGCGCACGTCTGCCACAGCGCCTGGAATGGCTGCGCAAAGCAGTATGTGAGTACATCGAGGACGAATACGGTCACGAACAGTGGGTACTCGACGACATCGCGTCCTGTGGCGGCGACACAGACGCGGTGCGTGACGGTCGTCCCTCGCTGCCGATCGAGTTGATGGTCAGCTTCCTCTACGACCTGATTGCCCGGGACAACCCGGTAGGCCTGTTCGGCATGGTCAACGTGCTGGAAGGCACCAGCATTGCCCTGGCCACCCACGCGGCCGGCAGCATCCGCGAACGCCTGGCGCTGCCGGAAACCGCCTTCAGCTACCTCAGTTCCCACGGCTCGCTGGATATCGAACACATGCAGACCTACCGCCGGCTGATGAACACGCTCGAAGACCCGGCCGATCAGGCCGCGGTGATTCATGCCTCGAAGGTCGTGTACAAGCTCTACACCGACATGTTCCGCGGCCTGCCGCGTGATGGGGAGAATCTGCATGCGCCCGTCTGA
- a CDS encoding AMP-binding protein, producing the protein MSPEMERFKQTLRHHAEHKSSAIALWGDQLKLDYAALYAEVMDRQQRLRDEHVKVVALALDNGTEAMLWDLAILFEGLSCLTLPPFFSPAQRIHCLQQSQAEWVIAEPELKAELQGAGYEYAGEFWHRPFNGPNRIPEGTAKLTFTSGTTGTPKGVCLSAESLLRVARELDQASKPTHPRHHLALLPLAILLENLGCYAALYAGATLSVPSQKTLGIQGASGVDVPRLLGCLASRAPESLILVPQLLLMLVSAAEQKAFNPQSLRFAAVGGARVCEELLHRAQRIGMPVYEGYGLSECASVVCLNRPGAHRPGSVGRPLPHVEIRLADDGEVLVKGSTLLGYLGQAPYHAEWWPTGDLGEFDPEGFLYLNGRKKHQFITSFGRNVNPEWVEAELTQRRHIAQAFVYGEAMPSNHALLWPHRPDCTDEELATAVAQANEALPDYAQVHHWTRLDQPFTPANGLLTANGRPRRDAIVERYRALLTESVISEESAP; encoded by the coding sequence ATGTCGCCTGAAATGGAGCGTTTCAAACAAACCCTGCGCCATCACGCCGAACATAAAAGCAGCGCGATTGCCTTATGGGGCGATCAGTTGAAACTGGACTACGCCGCGCTGTATGCCGAGGTCATGGATCGCCAACAGCGTCTGCGCGATGAGCACGTCAAGGTGGTCGCGCTGGCCCTGGACAACGGCACCGAGGCGATGCTTTGGGATCTGGCCATCCTGTTCGAAGGCCTGTCCTGCCTGACATTGCCGCCCTTTTTCAGCCCGGCACAGCGCATCCATTGCCTGCAACAGAGCCAGGCCGAGTGGGTGATCGCCGAACCGGAACTGAAAGCCGAGCTGCAAGGTGCCGGCTACGAATACGCTGGCGAATTCTGGCACCGTCCCTTCAACGGCCCGAACCGAATACCCGAAGGCACCGCCAAACTGACCTTCACCTCCGGCACCACCGGCACGCCCAAAGGCGTGTGCCTGAGCGCCGAAAGCCTTTTACGGGTAGCTCGTGAACTGGATCAGGCAAGCAAGCCCACCCATCCGCGGCATCACCTGGCGCTGCTGCCCTTGGCGATCCTGCTGGAAAACCTCGGTTGTTATGCCGCGTTGTATGCCGGCGCGACCCTCAGCGTGCCGAGTCAGAAAACCCTGGGTATTCAGGGTGCCAGCGGTGTCGATGTGCCGCGATTGCTGGGGTGTCTGGCCTCCCGCGCGCCCGAGAGTTTGATCCTGGTGCCACAGTTGTTGCTGATGCTGGTCAGCGCCGCCGAGCAAAAAGCATTCAACCCCCAATCGTTGCGGTTTGCCGCCGTGGGCGGTGCGCGGGTTTGCGAAGAACTGCTGCATCGTGCCCAACGCATCGGCATGCCGGTGTACGAGGGTTACGGGTTGTCGGAATGCGCGTCGGTGGTGTGCCTCAATCGCCCCGGAGCACACCGCCCCGGCAGTGTCGGCCGACCCCTGCCCCATGTCGAAATTCGCCTGGCCGACGATGGCGAAGTGCTGGTCAAGGGTTCGACCCTGCTCGGCTATCTGGGGCAAGCGCCCTACCACGCTGAATGGTGGCCGACCGGCGATCTCGGCGAGTTCGACCCGGAAGGTTTTCTCTACCTCAACGGGCGCAAGAAGCATCAGTTCATCACCAGTTTCGGTCGCAACGTCAACCCGGAATGGGTTGAGGCCGAACTCACCCAGCGTCGCCACATCGCTCAGGCGTTCGTCTATGGCGAAGCGATGCCGAGCAACCATGCCCTGCTCTGGCCCCATCGGCCGGACTGCACCGATGAAGAGCTGGCCACCGCCGTGGCCCAGGCCAATGAGGCCTTGCCCGATTACGCTCAGGTTCATCACTGGACCCGCCTCGATCAACCGTTCACTCCCGCCAACGGCTTGCTGACCGCCAATGGCCGACCGCGCCGCGACGCCATCGTCGAACGTTACCGGGCGCTGCTCACTGAATCCGTTATTTCCGAGGAATCTGCACCATGA
- a CDS encoding SDR family oxidoreductase — protein sequence MRPSEARVVLTGASGGIGLAIAGTLCASGAHVLAVARHRASLEPLLERYPEQLRWVGADLTLPDDRRNVLAAAEAIGGINLLINAAGVNHFAMLEQLDDSEVNAMLAVNVGAPICLTKLLLPLLKQAESAMVVNVGSTYGSIGYPGYASYCATKFALRGFSEALRRELADTRINVLYVAPRATHTSMNSAAAQALNDALKANVDDPQTVASAVIHAIAGDRRDLYLGWPERFFVRLNSLLPHLVDRGLRKQLPLIRRLSQKTDNENLKP from the coding sequence ATGCGCCCGTCTGAGGCTCGCGTGGTATTGACCGGAGCGAGTGGCGGCATCGGCCTGGCCATCGCCGGCACCCTGTGTGCCAGTGGCGCGCATGTATTGGCCGTGGCCCGGCACCGGGCGTCGCTGGAGCCCTTGCTCGAACGCTACCCGGAGCAACTGCGCTGGGTCGGTGCGGACCTGACCTTGCCCGACGACCGGCGCAACGTGCTGGCCGCGGCCGAGGCCATCGGCGGCATCAACCTGCTGATCAATGCCGCAGGCGTCAATCACTTCGCGATGCTCGAACAGCTCGATGACAGCGAGGTCAACGCCATGCTGGCAGTGAACGTCGGCGCACCAATCTGCCTGACCAAGTTGTTGCTGCCGCTGCTCAAGCAGGCCGAGAGTGCCATGGTGGTGAACGTCGGTTCGACCTACGGCTCCATCGGCTACCCCGGTTACGCCAGCTATTGCGCCACCAAGTTTGCCCTGCGCGGTTTCTCCGAAGCCCTGCGCCGGGAACTGGCCGATACCCGGATCAACGTGCTCTACGTCGCCCCCCGGGCAACCCATACCAGCATGAACAGCGCGGCGGCCCAAGCGCTGAACGATGCGCTCAAAGCCAATGTCGACGACCCGCAAACCGTCGCTTCGGCGGTCATCCACGCCATTGCCGGCGACCGTCGCGATTTGTACCTGGGCTGGCCGGAACGCTTTTTCGTGCGCCTGAACAGTCTGTTGCCGCATCTGGTAGACCGTGGCTTGCGCAAGCAGTTGCCGCTGATCCGTCGCCTGAGTCAGAAGACCGATAACGAGAACCTCAAACCATGA
- a CDS encoding cytochrome b produces the protein MTRDSTVHRYGKLSITLHWLMLALFVGVYGCIEIKGLLPRGSDLRGLFLGLHGLFGLSIFALVWVRLLGRLTPRPPITPALSTWQTGASHFMHLALYVLMIATPLLAWLMLAAGGKPMPYFEFFLPAPVAVDPVLAKQFKHWHEWLGSAGYWLIGLHAAAGLVHHYWVRDNTLTRMLPKGFGAGANERQR, from the coding sequence ATGACCCGAGATTCAACAGTACACCGGTATGGAAAACTCTCGATCACCTTGCACTGGCTGATGCTGGCTCTGTTTGTTGGCGTTTATGGCTGCATCGAGATCAAAGGGCTACTGCCCCGTGGAAGTGATTTGAGGGGGCTTTTTCTGGGGCTTCACGGCTTATTCGGATTGAGCATTTTTGCCTTGGTCTGGGTTCGCTTGCTCGGGCGCCTCACACCCCGGCCACCGATTACCCCGGCCCTGTCAACCTGGCAGACCGGCGCCTCGCACTTCATGCACCTGGCGCTGTATGTGCTGATGATTGCAACGCCGCTATTGGCCTGGTTGATGCTGGCCGCCGGTGGCAAACCGATGCCGTATTTCGAGTTTTTCCTGCCGGCGCCGGTGGCCGTTGATCCCGTGTTGGCCAAGCAATTCAAACATTGGCATGAGTGGCTCGGCAGCGCCGGCTACTGGTTGATCGGTTTGCACGCGGCGGCGGGGTTGGTCCATCACTACTGGGTTCGCGACAACACGCTCACGCGCATGCTGCCCAAGGGCTTTGGTGCGGGTGCCAACGAGCGTCAGCGATAA
- a CDS encoding LysR family transcriptional regulator, whose protein sequence is MDIDLARTFLEIVRHGSLAAAAEKLHVTQTAITARVQKLESQLGSTLFVRNRAGARLTPNGEAFVVYANQLVQTWEAARRDLPLPEGYRDVLHIGGEVSLCNPLMLSWAGELREKIPSHALRMEIRDGENLLRQLELGVLDAALVYQPEYWPRLQVEQVLEEKLILVRLAGKPDPYVYIDWGPDFRRQHDAALPEKAKAALSFNLGPLALQYILENGGSGYFRTRVVQSYLENGLLEQVPKAPEFSYPTYLVYSRDRDSATLQRAFDLLREVIKTDDDWSQRWNPLT, encoded by the coding sequence ATGGACATCGACCTCGCCCGCACCTTTCTGGAAATCGTCCGCCACGGCAGCCTGGCCGCAGCGGCTGAAAAACTGCACGTCACCCAGACCGCGATCACCGCCCGGGTGCAGAAGCTCGAAAGTCAGCTGGGCAGCACGCTGTTCGTGCGCAACCGCGCCGGTGCGCGCCTGACGCCGAACGGTGAGGCTTTTGTGGTTTACGCCAATCAACTGGTGCAAACCTGGGAAGCCGCGCGCCGGGACTTGCCGCTGCCCGAGGGCTACCGCGACGTGCTGCACATCGGTGGCGAGGTCAGCCTGTGCAACCCGTTGATGCTCAGTTGGGCCGGAGAGCTGCGCGAGAAGATTCCCAGCCACGCCCTGCGCATGGAAATCCGCGACGGTGAAAACCTGCTGCGCCAACTGGAATTGGGGGTGCTGGATGCGGCGCTGGTCTATCAGCCCGAATACTGGCCACGCCTGCAAGTCGAGCAGGTGCTGGAAGAAAAACTCATCCTGGTACGCTTGGCCGGAAAACCCGATCCTTACGTGTATATCGACTGGGGGCCGGACTTCCGTCGCCAGCACGATGCGGCGCTGCCTGAAAAAGCCAAGGCAGCCCTGAGCTTCAACCTGGGACCGCTGGCCTTGCAATACATCCTGGAAAACGGCGGCAGCGGCTATTTCCGCACCCGCGTGGTCCAGAGTTACCTGGAAAACGGCTTGCTGGAACAAGTGCCCAAAGCACCGGAGTTCAGCTATCCAACCTATCTGGTTTACTCCCGGGACCGCGATTCGGCGACCCTGCAACGGGCGTTCGACCTGCTGCGTGAAGTGATCAAGACGGACGACGACTGGTCCCAGCGCTGGAACCCGCTGACCTGA
- a CDS encoding monovalent cation:proton antiporter-2 (CPA2) family protein has translation MPHEGNLLQAAVVFLFAAVLAVPLAKRLQLGAVLGYLFAGVIIGPSVLGLIGNPQSVSHISELGVVLLLFIIGLELSPRRLWVMRKSVFGVGLAQVLLTGSVIGVLALFVFGQPLNSAIVLGLGLALSSTAFGLQSLAERKELTSPHGRLAFAILLFQDIAAIPLIAMVPLLAGGDHTSSAAEDLNHGLRVLGSIAVVVIGGRYLLRPVFRVVAKTGLPEVSTATALLVVIGTAWLMDLVGVSMALGAFLAGLLLADSEYRHELEAQIEPFKGLLLGLFFISVGMGANLSLLLSAPVVVLGLTLLLIAIKLPLLFVVGRLAGGLGKVNAIRLGIVLAAGGEFAFVVFKIGRDQGLFEPRLYDLLVLTITLSMALTPLLLLACARLVKPKVQPVEVPQKFREIDADTPRVVIAGMGRMGQIVARILRAQNIKFIALDTSVETIELSRSFGGVPVFYGDPMRPEILSAAKVEQAEFFVIATDDPDTNIKTAEVVHKLYPHIKIIARARNRQHVHRLVDVGAQAVRETYYSSLEMTRRTLVGLGLTQAQADARIQRFTHHDEQVLEAQHAVYDDAAKVMQTAQEARAELAKLFESDQLEEQAGKV, from the coding sequence GCCGCTGTCGTCTTTTTGTTCGCGGCAGTGCTCGCCGTTCCCTTAGCCAAGCGCCTGCAACTGGGGGCGGTGCTCGGCTATCTGTTTGCCGGGGTGATCATCGGGCCGTCGGTGCTGGGTTTGATCGGTAATCCGCAAAGCGTCAGCCACATCTCCGAACTCGGGGTGGTGCTGTTGCTGTTCATCATCGGCCTTGAGCTGTCACCGCGACGCTTGTGGGTGATGCGCAAATCGGTGTTCGGCGTGGGCCTGGCGCAGGTGCTGTTGACCGGTTCGGTGATTGGCGTGCTGGCGTTGTTCGTGTTCGGCCAGCCCCTGAACAGCGCCATCGTGTTGGGCCTGGGCCTGGCGTTGTCGTCCACCGCGTTTGGCTTGCAAAGCCTGGCCGAGCGCAAGGAACTGACCAGCCCCCACGGGCGGTTGGCGTTCGCGATTTTGCTGTTCCAGGACATTGCCGCGATCCCGTTGATCGCGATGGTGCCGTTGCTGGCCGGCGGCGATCACACCAGCAGTGCCGCCGAAGATTTGAACCATGGCTTGCGGGTGCTGGGCAGCATCGCGGTGGTGGTGATTGGTGGACGTTATTTGTTGCGCCCGGTGTTTCGTGTGGTGGCCAAGACCGGTCTGCCGGAGGTGTCCACCGCCACCGCATTGCTGGTGGTGATCGGCACGGCGTGGCTGATGGATCTGGTCGGTGTGTCCATGGCACTCGGTGCGTTCCTCGCCGGCTTGCTGCTGGCGGACTCCGAATACCGTCACGAATTGGAAGCACAGATCGAACCGTTCAAGGGCCTGCTGCTGGGGCTGTTTTTCATCAGCGTCGGTATGGGCGCCAACTTGAGTCTGCTGCTCAGTGCGCCGGTCGTGGTGCTGGGGCTGACCCTGCTGCTGATCGCCATCAAGCTGCCGTTGCTGTTTGTGGTCGGTCGACTGGCCGGGGGGTTGGGCAAGGTCAATGCGATTCGTTTGGGGATCGTGCTGGCGGCCGGTGGTGAATTTGCCTTTGTGGTGTTCAAGATCGGCCGGGATCAGGGTTTGTTCGAGCCGCGCTTGTATGACTTGCTGGTGCTGACCATCACCCTGTCGATGGCGCTGACGCCACTGTTGCTACTGGCCTGCGCAAGACTGGTCAAACCCAAAGTGCAACCGGTGGAGGTGCCGCAGAAGTTCCGCGAAATCGACGCCGACACGCCCCGCGTGGTCATTGCCGGCATGGGCCGTATGGGGCAGATCGTGGCGCGGATTCTGCGGGCGCAGAACATCAAGTTCATCGCCCTCGACACCTCGGTGGAAACCATCGAACTGTCCCGCAGCTTCGGTGGCGTGCCAGTGTTCTACGGCGACCCGATGCGCCCGGAAATCCTCAGTGCGGCCAAGGTCGAGCAAGCGGAGTTCTTCGTGATCGCCACCGATGATCCAGACACCAACATCAAGACGGCCGAGGTGGTACACAAGCTTTATCCGCACATCAAAATCATCGCCCGCGCCCGTAACCGTCAGCATGTGCACCGCTTGGTGGATGTCGGGGCGCAGGCCGTGCGGGAAACCTATTACTCCAGCCTGGAAATGACCCGGCGTACCCTGGTTGGACTTGGGCTGACACAAGCCCAGGCGGATGCGCGGATCCAGCGCTTTACCCATCATGATGAACAGGTGCTGGAGGCTCAGCACGCGGTATATGACGATGCGGCCAAGGTGATGCAGACGGCACAGGAAGCGCGGGCGGAGCTGGCGAAGTTGTTTGAGTCGGATCAGCTGGAAGAGCAAGCGGGTAAGGTTTGA
- a CDS encoding thermostable hemolysin, with product MHDFDWNIPLPLHFGQAETPQMSLARALPDDAQRPVFEAFIQQRFRKAHGADIRHFMPQLFGLSDESGTLCAVAGLRLASTEPLFLERYLDEAIDPLISAAAGQPVERVGIVEVGNLAASDTGSARLSIIAITYLLAMGGLEWVAFTGNIGLVNSFHRLGLKPVTLCAADPERLGDDRHHWGSYYESQPWVHVGNIRAGFIHLRNIGLFNRLGLPTSLEESSHVA from the coding sequence ATGCACGATTTCGACTGGAACATCCCTCTGCCCCTGCACTTCGGTCAAGCCGAAACCCCGCAGATGAGTCTGGCCAGGGCCTTGCCAGACGATGCCCAGCGACCCGTCTTCGAAGCTTTTATCCAGCAGCGTTTTCGCAAGGCCCATGGCGCCGATATCCGCCATTTCATGCCGCAACTGTTCGGCCTGAGTGATGAATCCGGCACGCTGTGTGCGGTGGCCGGCTTACGACTGGCCAGTACCGAGCCCTTGTTTCTGGAGCGTTACCTGGACGAGGCGATCGACCCGCTGATCAGCGCCGCTGCCGGCCAACCGGTGGAGCGGGTCGGGATTGTCGAGGTCGGCAACCTCGCCGCCAGCGATACCGGCAGCGCGCGGCTGAGCATCATCGCCATCACCTACCTGTTGGCCATGGGCGGGCTGGAATGGGTGGCGTTCACCGGCAACATCGGGCTGGTAAACAGTTTTCATCGCCTGGGTTTGAAGCCGGTGACGCTGTGCGCCGCCGATCCCGAGCGGCTGGGCGACGACCGTCACCACTGGGGCAGTTATTACGAGAGTCAGCCATGGGTGCATGTCGGCAACATCCGCGCCGGCTTCATTCATTTGCGCAACATCGGCCTGTTCAATCGCCTGGGGCTGCCAACGTCCCTTGAGGAGTCAAGCCATGTCGCCTGA